The segment ACTGCGCTCACTATCTTTGTCGGCATGCTCAACAGCCGCGGCATAGCCGACCGCCCTCCACTCGAAATTTTGCGAGGCGAAGTGTGATTTTCTCACTTCTTTTCCAGAACCGGTTTAAGCACGCGCCACACGGTTTCTCCTATAATCCGATGCCCTTCAGCATTGGGATGAATGCGGTCTGGCAGATTCAGTTCCGGAATTCCACCAACCCCTTCCAATAAAAAGGGTATCAAAGGCACGCGATTCTTTTCAGATAGAACAGGGAACACCGCACGGAAAGCCGTCGTATATATATCTCCCAAATTTGGCGGCGCTTCAATACCCATAAGTATGATCTGAATATCTGGATACTTCTCTTTTGCGCGATCTATAATCCCCTGCAAATTTTGCTGCATTTCAGTCGTGGGAATCCCCCGCAAGCCA is part of the Gemmatimonadota bacterium genome and harbors:
- a CDS encoding arylesterase codes for the protein MKRFLIVILLGLIWTAQAEEDRKTILFLGDSLTAGYGLDKTQAFPALIQAKIDSLGWGFDVINGGLSGETSAGGLRRVNWLLRRKIDVLVLALGGNDGLRGIPTTEMQQNLQGIIDRAKEKYPDIQIILMGIEAPPNLGDIYTTAFRAVFPVLSEKNRVPLIPFLLEGVGGIPELNLPDRIHPNAEGHRIIGETVWRVLKPVLEKK